A stretch of the Negativicoccus succinicivorans genome encodes the following:
- a CDS encoding RNA-binding S4 domain-containing protein has product MREITIHTSFIALNELLKLAGVVGSGAEAKGLIRSGEVWVNGEPCTVVRKKITADDRVDVPDQGSFTVVSEV; this is encoded by the coding sequence ATGCGAGAAATTACGATTCATACGTCTTTTATTGCGTTAAATGAACTGTTGAAACTCGCCGGCGTGGTCGGTTCGGGGGCGGAGGCGAAAGGATTGATCCGCAGCGGTGAAGTTTGGGTCAACGGCGAACCTTGCACCGTAGTTCGCAAAAAAATTACCGCCGATGATCGCGTCGATGTGCCCGATCAGGGAAGTTTCACGGTTGTGTCCGAAGTATGA
- a CDS encoding DUF721 domain-containing protein — translation MAHNLNSLQQALAVWTEQWKDQPQMQLYRLQESWPEVVGKILAKKSFIGKYDGVTVTVLADNSVWLNELFIQREKIIKKLVDRFPEYTITDLKFRTGRRAQQAPKKAAEKRTQEHIPALTAAQKEEVAAFFTAVPDPALKQSLIHLRERQLALELARREAGFVPCGVCHQLTDAVDGTCEMCKLRAQAQERHAVTRYLKEHPAASYRDVIAAVGTSESMYAQSRQYLIYRTLDHIYHRVETAAEQVMLASLLTGIEPQELTEDHVRNLLAKFVRKAEDK, via the coding sequence ATGGCGCATAATTTGAATTCTTTACAACAGGCGCTTGCCGTTTGGACGGAACAATGGAAAGACCAGCCGCAAATGCAGTTGTACCGATTGCAGGAAAGTTGGCCCGAAGTCGTCGGCAAAATACTGGCGAAAAAATCCTTTATCGGTAAGTATGACGGCGTGACGGTCACGGTACTTGCGGATAATTCAGTCTGGCTGAATGAACTTTTTATTCAGCGGGAAAAAATTATTAAAAAATTGGTCGATCGATTTCCGGAATACACCATCACGGATTTAAAATTTCGCACCGGTCGTCGCGCGCAACAGGCGCCAAAAAAAGCGGCGGAAAAACGGACACAGGAGCATATTCCCGCATTGACCGCGGCGCAGAAAGAAGAAGTGGCTGCGTTTTTTACGGCGGTACCGGATCCGGCTTTAAAACAATCGCTGATTCATTTGCGCGAACGGCAGCTGGCGCTGGAATTGGCGCGACGGGAAGCGGGTTTTGTACCGTGCGGGGTTTGCCACCAGTTGACGGACGCGGTCGACGGTACTTGTGAAATGTGCAAGTTGCGGGCGCAGGCGCAAGAACGTCACGCCGTCACCCGCTATCTGAAAGAGCATCCGGCCGCGTCGTATCGGGATGTCATCGCGGCTGTGGGCACGAGCGAGAGCATGTATGCGCAGTCGCGGCAATACTTGATCTATCGGACGCTCGATCATATCTATCATCGTGTAGAAACAGCGGCGGAGCAGGTCATGCTCGCGAGTTTACTCACCGGTATCGAACCGCAGGAACTGACGGAGGATCATGTTCGCAATCTTTTGGCGAAGTTTGTGCGTAAAGCGGAAGATAAATGA
- the recF gene encoding DNA replication/repair protein RecF (All proteins in this family for which functions are known are DNA-binding proteins that assist the filamentation of RecA onto DNA for the initiation of recombination or recombinational repair.): MKIATVAVTDFRSYAEYSLTLSAPTTLLYGPNGCGKTNLLEAMYLASVGKSPRTSHDRLMIRHNAESAAVRVDFTRHEVAQKIQINVYKNKRKEMWINATPVRQKELVGTLHTVYFGPDDLQLIKGSPQGRRRFLDLSLARANSLYYDALLRYNRILAQRNQLLKAQRAVDLAPWDEQLATQAVYITNARMQALEEWNRLVGPTSQTWSAGDLNVHLKYLRFYAKCEDISKEEYLHLYKETLERDLKSGFTSIGPHRADVVFYHEDKNLADYGSQGEQRLAILALKLSETTYLKEHVGELPVLLLDDVLSELDEERQQELLRWTADRQLQLIMTAAYRPNRLPEPVDMRCLEKSHGA, encoded by the coding sequence ATGAAAATCGCCACCGTTGCGGTGACGGATTTTCGCAGCTATGCGGAATATTCGCTGACGCTTTCCGCTCCGACGACATTGCTTTACGGCCCGAACGGTTGCGGCAAAACGAATCTTTTGGAAGCGATGTACTTGGCTTCCGTGGGAAAATCACCGCGCACGAGTCATGATCGGCTGATGATTCGGCACAACGCGGAGAGCGCCGCCGTTCGGGTCGATTTTACGCGCCATGAAGTAGCGCAAAAAATCCAAATCAATGTATATAAAAATAAACGCAAAGAAATGTGGATCAATGCGACGCCGGTTCGCCAAAAAGAATTGGTCGGGACATTGCATACCGTTTATTTCGGACCGGATGATTTGCAGTTGATCAAAGGCAGTCCGCAGGGGCGCCGCCGTTTTTTGGATTTGAGTTTGGCGCGGGCGAATTCGCTCTATTATGATGCGTTACTGCGTTACAATCGGATTTTGGCGCAACGCAATCAACTGCTGAAAGCGCAGCGGGCGGTGGATTTGGCACCGTGGGACGAGCAGCTGGCGACGCAGGCCGTCTATATTACCAACGCGAGAATGCAGGCGCTGGAGGAGTGGAATAGGCTGGTCGGACCGACTTCGCAAACCTGGTCGGCCGGAGATCTCAACGTGCATTTGAAATACCTGCGTTTCTATGCCAAATGTGAAGACATTTCCAAAGAGGAGTATTTACATCTATATAAAGAAACGCTGGAACGTGATTTGAAAAGCGGTTTTACCTCCATCGGACCGCATCGTGCCGATGTGGTGTTTTACCATGAGGATAAAAATTTGGCCGATTACGGATCGCAGGGCGAGCAGCGGCTCGCCATTTTGGCGTTAAAATTATCCGAGACCACGTATTTAAAAGAACATGTCGGCGAATTGCCCGTACTGTTGTTGGACGATGTCCTCAGCGAACTCGATGAGGAACGGCAACAGGAACTGTTACGCTGGACTGCCGACCGACAATTGCAATTGATCATGACCGCCGCGTATCGTCCGAACCGTTTGCCGGAACCGGTCGATATGCGTTGCTTGGAGAAATCCCATGGCGCATAA
- the dnaN gene encoding DNA polymerase III subunit beta: MKLSLPTQALQSALDQVSRAAAPKVGNNAYAGILLSAADNMLEIQATDYQVSVRVRTPATVTEPGETVVLAAYLPELIKKLPAGTVEIQSQTGASTLLIRAGRSENEMVTGVAGEFPRLDELDHPQQFTLPSDQLRDMYSLTQFAVAGDNQRPIFSGILLEAGEKAARMVATDTHRLALREVVLADALAQPVRLVIPERVLADVVRLLPTNEPVDVTISWHRDYVAFEFAGVYFMSNLIAGEFPDYERVFPARFDAKAIIDRREFTAALERAALISRNMAYKTVTLKWGDGSVEISATSAEVGSTEETLPVNYEGEALEIVFNCFYLLDILKRSTGDKITLHILQNGPMLVEQENDPDYRYVVTPMRGH; the protein is encoded by the coding sequence ATGAAATTATCGTTACCCACCCAAGCTTTACAATCGGCATTGGATCAAGTAAGCCGTGCCGCCGCACCGAAAGTCGGTAATAATGCGTATGCGGGAATTTTATTAAGCGCTGCCGACAATATGTTGGAAATACAGGCGACGGATTACCAGGTCAGTGTACGGGTCCGCACGCCAGCGACAGTCACCGAACCCGGTGAAACGGTCGTATTGGCCGCGTATTTGCCGGAATTGATCAAAAAGTTGCCGGCGGGCACGGTAGAAATCCAAAGTCAGACCGGCGCATCCACATTATTGATTCGTGCGGGGCGCAGTGAAAATGAAATGGTAACCGGCGTCGCGGGCGAATTTCCCCGTTTGGATGAATTGGATCATCCGCAACAATTCACGTTGCCGAGCGATCAGCTGCGCGATATGTATAGTCTGACGCAATTCGCTGTCGCGGGTGACAACCAACGTCCGATTTTCAGCGGCATTTTGCTGGAGGCGGGGGAGAAAGCGGCGCGCATGGTCGCTACCGATACGCACCGGTTGGCATTGCGGGAAGTGGTGTTGGCGGATGCGTTGGCGCAGCCGGTGCGTTTGGTGATTCCCGAACGCGTGCTCGCCGATGTGGTGCGTTTGTTACCGACAAATGAACCGGTCGACGTGACGATTTCCTGGCACCGTGATTATGTCGCGTTCGAATTTGCGGGCGTATACTTCATGTCCAATTTGATCGCGGGTGAATTTCCTGATTATGAACGCGTGTTTCCGGCACGTTTTGATGCGAAGGCGATCATCGATCGGCGCGAATTTACCGCGGCATTGGAACGCGCAGCGTTAATTTCGCGCAACATGGCGTACAAAACCGTTACCTTAAAATGGGGCGACGGCAGTGTGGAAATCAGCGCGACGAGCGCCGAAGTGGGAAGCACGGAAGAAACATTACCGGTGAACTATGAGGGAGAAGCATTGGAAATCGTGTTCAACTGTTTCTACCTGCTCGATATTTTAAAACGTTCGACAGGCGATAAAATTACCCTACATATCCTGCAAAACGGACCGATGCTTGTGGAACAGGAAAACGATCCGGATTACCGCTATGTGGTCACGCCGATGCGAGGGCATTAA
- the gyrB gene encoding DNA topoisomerase (ATP-hydrolyzing) subunit B → MAENTRKTGYGAQDIQVLEGLEAVRKRPGMYIGDTSTRGLHHLVYEVVDNSIDEALAGFCTHIEVTIHQDNSVTVVDDGRGIPVDMHKTGRPAIEVVLTVLHAGGKFGGGGYTISGGLHGVGVSVVNALSEKMDVQVWRDGKTHEIAFVRGHISEPLHSYGHVETTGTKVTFLPDKEIFTEGVEFSFDTLASRFRELAFLNKGLRITLTDERDDEKYSESYHYEGGLKSFVKYLNTNKSTIHPNVIDFEGDRDGIFIEIAMQYNDGFSENVYSFANNINTIEGGTHLSGFRAALTRTINDYARRSGLIKQNEENLSGDDVREGLTAVISVKVPNPQFEGQTKTKLGNSEVKGIADTLISEGLHIYLEEHPVDGKKIIEKALLASRAREAARKARELTRRKNALEVSSLPGKLADCSERNPEMTEIYLVEGDSAGGSAKSGRDRRFQAILPLRGKILNVEKARLDRILNNEEIRSMITAFGTGIGQEFDLSKLRYYKIIIMTDADVDGAHIRTLLLTFFYRYLTPLLEEGHIYIAQPPLYQLRKGRSKWYMYSDEELAQKLDEIGRENITVQRYKGLGEMDSEQLWDTTMNPQYRTLLQVGMEDAMAADRIFTVLMGDKVEPRRRFIQENAKNVTNLDL, encoded by the coding sequence ATGGCAGAAAATACTCGTAAAACCGGTTACGGCGCGCAGGATATTCAGGTCCTGGAAGGGTTGGAGGCCGTTCGCAAACGTCCGGGGATGTACATCGGCGACACATCGACGCGCGGTCTGCATCATTTGGTCTATGAAGTTGTGGATAACTCTATCGACGAAGCGTTGGCCGGTTTCTGTACTCATATTGAAGTTACGATTCATCAAGATAACAGCGTGACGGTGGTCGATGACGGTCGCGGTATTCCTGTCGATATGCATAAAACCGGTCGCCCCGCGATCGAAGTCGTGTTGACGGTGCTTCACGCTGGCGGTAAATTCGGCGGCGGCGGCTACACGATTTCCGGCGGTTTGCACGGCGTCGGCGTATCTGTTGTTAACGCCTTGTCTGAAAAAATGGACGTGCAGGTTTGGCGTGACGGTAAAACGCATGAAATCGCTTTTGTCCGCGGTCATATCAGCGAGCCTTTGCATTCCTACGGCCATGTCGAAACGACCGGCACCAAAGTTACCTTTTTACCGGATAAAGAAATTTTCACGGAGGGCGTGGAATTTTCGTTCGACACGCTCGCATCGCGTTTCCGCGAACTCGCGTTCTTAAATAAAGGCTTACGCATTACGTTAACGGACGAACGCGACGATGAAAAATATTCCGAAAGCTACCATTACGAAGGCGGTCTGAAATCTTTCGTCAAATATTTAAATACGAATAAATCAACAATTCATCCGAATGTGATTGATTTTGAAGGGGATCGCGACGGCATTTTTATCGAAATCGCCATGCAGTACAATGACGGTTTCAGTGAAAATGTTTACTCCTTTGCCAACAATATCAATACCATTGAAGGCGGTACGCATTTATCCGGTTTCCGCGCCGCGTTGACGCGCACGATTAACGACTATGCGCGGCGTTCCGGTCTGATTAAGCAAAATGAAGAAAATCTTTCCGGTGACGACGTGCGCGAAGGTTTAACCGCCGTCATCAGCGTGAAAGTTCCCAATCCGCAGTTCGAAGGTCAGACGAAAACGAAACTCGGCAACAGCGAAGTCAAAGGCATTGCCGATACGTTGATTTCGGAAGGATTGCACATTTATCTGGAAGAACATCCGGTCGACGGCAAAAAAATTATTGAAAAGGCATTGCTTGCCAGTCGCGCGCGGGAAGCGGCTCGTAAAGCTCGTGAACTGACGCGCCGTAAAAACGCGCTCGAAGTTTCGAGTTTACCCGGTAAACTTGCCGACTGCTCCGAACGCAATCCGGAAATGACGGAAATTTATCTTGTCGAAGGTGACAGCGCGGGAGGTTCCGCAAAATCCGGCCGCGATCGTCGCTTCCAAGCGATTTTGCCCCTGCGCGGTAAAATTTTGAACGTTGAAAAAGCGCGTTTGGATCGCATTTTGAATAATGAAGAAATTCGTTCGATGATCACGGCGTTCGGTACCGGCATCGGACAGGAATTTGATCTCAGTAAATTGCGTTACTATAAAATTATCATCATGACGGATGCCGATGTCGACGGCGCGCATATTCGTACCTTGTTGTTGACATTCTTCTACCGCTACCTCACTCCGTTACTGGAAGAAGGGCACATTTATATCGCGCAGCCACCGCTATACCAATTGCGTAAAGGACGCAGCAAATGGTACATGTACAGTGACGAAGAATTGGCGCAAAAACTCGATGAGATCGGTCGGGAAAATATCACCGTGCAACGTTACAAAGGTCTCGGCGAAATGGACTCGGAACAACTTTGGGATACGACGATGAATCCGCAGTATCGCACGCTGTTGCAGGTCGGTATGGAAGATGCCATGGCGGCGGATCGGATTTTTACCGTATTGATGGGAGACAAAGTCGAACCGCGGCGGCGTTTCATTCAGGAAAACGCGAAAAATGTTACCAACCTCGATTTATAA
- the dnaA gene encoding chromosomal replication initiator protein DnaA, translating to MTDIFDFWEAVLARLGERISPEMLNWLMSHVLPLTLTEDTLTAQVSKPFLKIWLEKNLLSDLQATVNEVAARPLTLQITLPQATDVPIPPLPSTNTTETFTLPEPPVPVFHKPTPTGVQETSPSTTPAAAVQIPAAPKSEYNFGKHSIPIDPACTFDNFIVSNSNTLARSAAFAVAQQPAQYQNPLFIYGPSGLGKTHLMHAICNYVRAHTPEKKFLFLTSEDFTNDFISALTQKGVEHNRAFREKYRSVDYLLIDDVQFFGKKDGTQLEFFHTFNELLNSKKQIVMTCDRLPENMEKVEQRLISRFRMGLVVEIQPPDFEIRSAYLQKKAAAAEISMPTDVVSFLAENFTEDFRELGGVFNRIATLQSLSPEPITVEWAQQQLADILPAERRIILNPDIIINEVASFYKIRRDKLVGKTRPKNIVFPRQIAMFLCRDMLDLSFKEIAAAFNKNDHTTVMHAYDKIYKELQTNIKLQEEMQQIRQFLTGG from the coding sequence ATGACCGATATTTTTGACTTTTGGGAAGCCGTACTTGCCCGACTGGGCGAACGGATTTCCCCGGAGATGTTGAACTGGCTCATGTCGCATGTCTTGCCGCTGACATTAACGGAAGACACATTGACGGCGCAAGTGAGTAAACCGTTTTTAAAAATTTGGCTCGAAAAAAATCTCTTAAGCGATTTGCAGGCGACTGTCAACGAAGTGGCCGCACGGCCGCTTACATTGCAAATCACCTTGCCCCAAGCGACGGACGTACCGATACCGCCGTTGCCGTCGACAAACACCACGGAAACTTTTACATTGCCCGAACCTCCGGTGCCGGTATTCCACAAACCGACACCAACCGGCGTGCAGGAAACCTCGCCGAGCACTACTCCGGCCGCCGCAGTACAAATCCCCGCAGCGCCGAAAAGTGAGTACAACTTCGGCAAGCATTCGATTCCCATCGATCCCGCTTGTACCTTTGATAATTTTATTGTTTCCAATTCCAATACTTTGGCGCGCAGCGCGGCATTCGCCGTCGCACAACAACCGGCGCAATATCAAAACCCGTTGTTCATTTACGGGCCATCGGGACTCGGCAAGACCCACTTGATGCATGCCATTTGCAATTATGTGCGCGCCCACACGCCGGAAAAGAAATTTTTATTTCTCACGAGCGAAGATTTTACCAATGATTTCATTTCCGCTCTGACGCAAAAAGGAGTGGAGCACAACCGCGCCTTTCGGGAAAAATATCGTTCCGTCGATTATCTGCTCATCGATGACGTGCAATTTTTCGGGAAAAAAGACGGCACGCAGTTGGAGTTTTTTCACACGTTCAATGAACTACTGAACAGTAAAAAACAAATCGTCATGACCTGCGACCGGTTACCGGAAAATATGGAGAAGGTCGAACAGCGACTGATTTCGCGTTTCCGCATGGGCCTGGTCGTCGAAATACAGCCGCCAGATTTTGAAATCCGCAGCGCCTATTTACAGAAAAAAGCAGCCGCCGCGGAAATTTCCATGCCGACGGATGTCGTATCGTTTCTCGCGGAAAATTTTACCGAAGATTTTCGGGAACTGGGTGGCGTATTTAATCGCATCGCCACATTACAGTCATTATCACCGGAACCGATTACGGTCGAGTGGGCACAGCAACAGCTGGCCGATATACTGCCGGCGGAACGCCGCATTATTTTGAATCCGGATATTATCATCAACGAAGTCGCAAGCTTTTATAAAATTCGCCGTGATAAACTCGTCGGCAAAACACGTCCGAAAAATATCGTTTTCCCGCGGCAAATCGCCATGTTCCTCTGCCGTGACATGTTGGATTTATCCTTTAAAGAAATCGCGGCGGCATTCAACAAAAATGACCACACGACCGTCATGCACGCTTACGACAAAATTTATAAAGAACTGCAAACCAATATCAAGCTGCAGGAAGAGATGCAACAGATCCGACAATTTCTGACCGGCGGATAA
- a CDS encoding efflux RND transporter periplasmic adaptor subunit — MKHWWQWLMLTILCLAVCGCGKSSTAEVPPPLVKTMTIGATETAAEHSFSGTVHGRTESPLGFQIPGKIVHKFVQSGDRVQTGDPLFSLDANDVEAQVDAAQGQADAAAAQLELANKTLARMETLYAQDAISALKIDEVRSKQQLAQAQHDQAQAALYRAQNQASFATLRADRDGVVGMIMAEIGQVVSAGMPVVAIVDNSSLDVQISLTEKNISDYPVGSSAEVTFWALPDQKSTAVMREVSPAPNPKTGTYDAKLTLSDPPAQLALGSTAEVHFTGASGEQILVPLSALAPQSKTPAVWVVRDEKVTLVNVTTGAYRGDQVEITSGLNKGDRVVVAGAQNLTEGQAVRI; from the coding sequence ATGAAGCATTGGTGGCAATGGTTAATGTTGACGATATTATGTTTGGCGGTGTGCGGATGCGGCAAAAGTTCGACAGCCGAAGTACCGCCGCCATTGGTTAAAACGATGACGATCGGCGCGACGGAAACCGCGGCGGAACATTCGTTTTCCGGCACGGTGCATGGTCGCACGGAATCTCCTTTAGGATTTCAAATTCCGGGAAAAATCGTGCATAAATTCGTGCAGTCCGGCGATCGTGTCCAAACGGGCGATCCCTTATTCTCGTTAGATGCGAATGATGTGGAAGCGCAAGTCGACGCGGCGCAGGGACAGGCCGACGCCGCCGCCGCGCAATTGGAACTCGCGAATAAAACACTCGCGCGCATGGAAACTCTCTATGCGCAAGACGCGATTTCGGCGCTGAAAATTGACGAAGTGCGCAGTAAACAGCAGTTGGCGCAAGCGCAGCACGATCAGGCGCAGGCCGCTTTATATCGGGCGCAAAATCAAGCGTCGTTTGCCACTTTGCGGGCGGATCGTGACGGTGTTGTCGGCATGATCATGGCGGAAATCGGCCAGGTCGTCAGCGCGGGTATGCCGGTCGTGGCGATCGTTGATAACAGCAGTTTGGATGTACAGATTTCCCTTACGGAAAAAAATATTTCCGATTATCCGGTGGGCAGCTCCGCCGAAGTGACATTCTGGGCGTTACCGGACCAAAAATCGACGGCGGTAATGCGCGAAGTTTCACCGGCGCCGAATCCGAAAACGGGAACCTATGACGCGAAGTTGACGCTCAGCGATCCGCCGGCGCAATTGGCGCTCGGCAGTACGGCCGAAGTGCATTTCACGGGCGCGTCCGGCGAGCAGATACTGGTACCTTTGAGCGCGCTTGCGCCGCAATCCAAAACACCGGCCGTTTGGGTCGTGCGGGATGAAAAAGTCACTCTTGTCAACGTAACGACAGGGGCGTACCGAGGCGATCAGGTGGAAATTACCTCCGGTCTCAATAAAGGGGATCGAGTCGTTGTTGCCGGTGCGCAAAATCTGACGGAAGGGCAAGCGGTCCGGATATGA
- a CDS encoding amino acid permease: protein MAEPNLTDGYLPGEETAPKLKRSLKARHMNMIAIGGAIGTGLFVAGGESVSQAGPGGALLAYSLIGIMVYFLMTSLGEMATYMPVSGSFGTYAARFVDEAFGFALGWNYWFNWAITLAAELVASALIMKYWFPDTPSIVWSALFFVLIFGLNYMSTRLFGESEFIFAGVKVMTVIVFLFVGALLILGIGAESPGFTNWTVGEAPFVGGWAAVLGIFMIAGFSFQGTEMIGVAAGESENPKENVPKAVNTIFWRILLFYLGAFTVIGFLIPYTDPNLLNSSVENIAISPFTLVFEHFGLPAAAGILNAVILTAVLSAGNSGVYVSTRMLYALAAEGKAPKVFLKVNKRGIPTNALFATAVFGIAAFLTSFIGDGATYNWLINISGMAGFITWVGIAICHYRFRRAYIRQGYDLNDLPYKASLYPFGPIFALVLCLIVMAGQNYTAFTGQKIDWYGASVAYVGIPVFLAVHFWYKMKHKTKLIPLEEVNLDPHDDELLAQSGEEVDA, encoded by the coding sequence ATGGCGGAACCTAATTTGACAGACGGCTATCTTCCGGGAGAAGAAACGGCTCCGAAATTGAAACGCAGTCTGAAAGCACGTCATATGAATATGATCGCCATTGGCGGCGCCATCGGTACCGGTCTCTTCGTAGCCGGTGGGGAATCCGTTTCCCAAGCGGGTCCGGGCGGCGCGCTGCTCGCGTATTCGCTCATCGGTATCATGGTGTATTTCTTGATGACGAGCTTGGGTGAAATGGCCACTTACATGCCGGTTTCCGGTTCGTTCGGAACGTACGCTGCACGGTTTGTGGATGAGGCATTCGGATTTGCGCTCGGTTGGAACTATTGGTTCAACTGGGCCATTACATTGGCGGCGGAACTGGTCGCCAGCGCTCTGATCATGAAATATTGGTTTCCCGATACGCCGTCCATTGTCTGGAGCGCGTTGTTCTTTGTTCTGATCTTCGGCTTAAACTATATGTCAACGCGCTTATTCGGTGAAAGTGAATTTATTTTTGCCGGCGTGAAAGTCATGACCGTCATCGTGTTTCTCTTTGTCGGCGCATTGTTGATCCTCGGTATCGGCGCCGAATCGCCCGGATTTACCAACTGGACGGTCGGAGAGGCGCCGTTTGTCGGCGGCTGGGCGGCCGTTCTCGGCATTTTCATGATCGCCGGTTTTTCGTTCCAGGGCACGGAAATGATCGGTGTCGCGGCGGGTGAATCGGAAAACCCGAAAGAAAACGTACCGAAAGCGGTCAACACCATTTTCTGGCGCATCCTGTTGTTTTATCTCGGTGCTTTCACGGTCATCGGTTTCCTGATTCCGTATACGGATCCCAACCTTTTAAACAGTTCGGTGGAAAACATCGCGATCAGTCCGTTTACGCTCGTCTTTGAACATTTCGGTTTGCCGGCCGCGGCGGGCATTTTGAATGCCGTTATTTTGACAGCGGTACTTTCGGCGGGCAACTCGGGCGTGTATGTATCGACTCGTATGCTGTACGCGTTGGCCGCGGAAGGCAAAGCGCCGAAAGTGTTTCTGAAAGTCAATAAACGCGGTATTCCGACCAATGCGTTGTTTGCGACGGCCGTGTTTGGTATCGCCGCATTCCTTACGAGCTTCATCGGTGACGGCGCCACATACAACTGGCTGATCAATATCAGCGGTATGGCGGGATTCATTACCTGGGTCGGCATCGCGATTTGTCACTATCGCTTCCGTCGCGCGTATATTCGCCAAGGTTACGATTTAAATGATTTGCCGTATAAAGCGTCGCTGTATCCTTTCGGCCCGATCTTCGCGCTGGTCTTGTGCCTGATTGTCATGGCGGGGCAGAACTACACCGCCTTTACCGGTCAGAAAATTGACTGGTACGGTGCCAGTGTCGCGTACGTCGGCATTCCGGTATTCCTTGCCGTGCATTTTTGGTACAAAATGAAACACAAAACGAAATTAATTCCGTTGGAAGAAGTCAATTTGGATCCGCATGACGACGAATTGCTCGCGCAAAGCGGCGAAGAAGTTGACGCTTGA
- the brnQ gene encoding branched-chain amino acid transport system II carrier protein, translated as MKMRGQTISRSAYVSIGLMLFALFFGAGNLIFPASLGQNAGLNFPEAILGFLVTGVGLPLLGVMAIGYSGSRDLQDLSSRVHPVFGLLFTILLYLTIGPFFAIPRTGTVSYEIGIKPFLGAGTGNLELSIFLAVFFGISWWFSISPAKLVSRIGKVLTPLLLLFLGILIVKSLLSPIGPMQAPTPTYATSGLAFTQGFLDGYNTMDALASLVFGIIIVKSVKQYGAEFERDIAAATFKSGLIAAICLGVVYVFIGNIGATSVTGIGMQETGAPVLSLSTQFYFGDPGAFILAIIVILACLTTSIGLITSCSTYFNELVPALSYRVWVSIFSVFSAVIGMFGLSTIISAAIPVLMFLYPLTMVMMSLTFLAPLFDNRQAGYFITQLFTLVPALYDGLRTAGFEMPALTHWMEANLPLFGYGLGWVSFAVVGFILALCYVKFVKKAPTTV; from the coding sequence ATGAAAATGCGAGGACAGACCATTTCTCGCTCTGCCTATGTATCCATAGGCCTCATGTTATTTGCATTATTTTTCGGAGCGGGAAACTTGATTTTCCCGGCCTCTCTGGGACAAAATGCCGGCTTGAATTTTCCGGAAGCGATTCTGGGCTTTTTAGTTACCGGCGTCGGTCTGCCTTTGTTGGGCGTTATGGCCATCGGCTACTCCGGCAGTCGCGACCTGCAGGATCTTTCGTCGCGTGTCCATCCTGTCTTCGGTCTTTTATTTACGATTTTATTGTACCTGACGATTGGACCGTTTTTCGCCATCCCGCGTACGGGAACGGTATCGTATGAAATCGGCATCAAACCGTTTTTGGGCGCAGGCACGGGCAATTTGGAATTATCGATTTTTCTCGCCGTGTTCTTCGGTATTTCGTGGTGGTTCTCCATTTCACCGGCCAAGCTCGTTTCGCGTATCGGTAAAGTATTGACGCCGCTCTTACTTTTATTCCTCGGCATACTGATCGTGAAGTCCCTTCTCTCGCCGATCGGACCGATGCAGGCTCCGACGCCGACATACGCTACTTCCGGTCTGGCGTTTACGCAGGGCTTCCTGGACGGTTACAACACGATGGATGCGTTGGCGTCCTTGGTCTTCGGGATCATCATCGTCAAATCCGTCAAACAGTACGGCGCGGAATTTGAACGTGATATCGCGGCGGCTACGTTTAAATCCGGCTTGATTGCCGCGATCTGCCTGGGCGTTGTCTACGTCTTTATCGGCAACATCGGGGCGACCAGCGTCACCGGCATCGGCATGCAGGAAACAGGCGCGCCGGTTCTCTCGCTTTCGACGCAATTTTACTTTGGCGATCCGGGCGCATTCATTTTGGCTATCATCGTCATCTTGGCGTGTCTGACGACAAGCATCGGTTTGATTACGTCCTGCTCGACGTATTTCAACGAATTGGTACCGGCGCTTTCGTATCGCGTGTGGGTGAGCATCTTCTCCGTATTCTCCGCGGTAATCGGCATGTTTGGTTTGTCGACGATCATTTCCGCGGCGATTCCGGTGCTGATGTTCCTGTATCCCTTGACGATGGTTATGATGTCGCTGACGTTTTTGGCACCGCTTTTTGACAATCGCCAAGCGGGCTACTTTATTACCCAACTCTTTACATTGGTTCCAGCGCTCTATGACGGGTTGCGTACCGCCGGTTTTGAAATGCCGGCTCTCACGCACTGGATGGAAGCGAATTTACCGTTATTCGGTTATGGTTTGGGCTGGGTATCGTTTGCAGTCGTCGGCTTCATTCTGGCGCTCTGCTATGTGAAATTCGTAAAAAAAGCACCGACAACTGTCTAG